TGGAAGCGCGCGGCCCCGAGATGCCGTTTTTCACCACCGTGTCACACACTGTTCTGCAGATTGTCACGGTGGGCATGGGATCGCCGCTTGGCCGCGAGGTCGCACCTCGAGAGGTCGGAGCTGTGCTTGCCACCCGGTTGTCCAGCTGGGCTGGTCTTAAGCCTGAATCTCGTCGGATCTTGATCGCCTGCGGTGCCGGAGCCGGACTAGCCGCAGTCTATAACGTTCCTTTGGGCGGGGCGCTGTTCACACTCGAGGTGCTTCTGGGAACCTTCAGCCTCTCGGCGTTAATCCCTGCACTCGTGACCTCAGTGATTGGGGCCTTGGTCGCCTGGATCGGTCTTGGCAATCAAAGGCAGTACGCTTTTCCCTATCTTGCTATCAGTCCTTCACTCGTCGTATGGTCGGTCGTATCGGGACCGCTCTTCGGCCTAGCTGCACACTGGTTTGTGTGGGCAACACGAGCCGCCCGTTCCCATGCACCGCGGGATCGCCGCCTCATCCTTTGGTGTCTGACGGTCTTTCCGGTGATTGGCCTTCTCGCCGTCCCGTTTCCGCAACTTTTGGGCAACGGAAAGAGCCTCACCCAGCTACTTTTAGAAAGTGAGCTCGGCATTACCCTTGCTGTAACGCTGGTCGTGCTAAGGATTCTCGTCACTCTTGGCGCGCTTTACGCTGGTGCAGAGGGTGGTCTCCTTACGCCAGGGCTAACGATCGGAGCCCTGCTTGGGACCATGGGAGGGGCGCTTTGGAATCACCTGTGGCCATCTGCTCCACTGGGGGCGTTTGCAATCGTCGGAGGCGCAGCATTCCTTGCCTCGTCAATGAAGATGCCTCTCACGGCGATTGTTCTTGTGATCGAATTCACTCGCGTTGACCACGACTTTTTGATCCCTACATGTCTCGCTGTGGCCGGATCGATCTCGGTCTCATATCTCCTTGCGGAGCGAAATCGGACTGCTTTGGAAGCCAGCCCTCTAGCTAAGACGCCCTGAGGATGAGGGTGTCCTGCTAAGATCCCTCCGTCCTCAAAGATGAGGTCGCAGAAACTACAGCCTGGAGGCCTTACCCACTTGGTTCTGTGATCCGGGTAGAGGCACTGCCAGGGCAACCGCAAGACCGATTGCAATCGCGCAGGTCAGGAGGACTGTGTAGAGAGCGAGAGATATCGTTTCGGCAACAAGCGAGCCTGGGCTGTTCCCTGCATCTCTCAGGATCTGTAGACCACCGATGACCGTCCGAAACGCGTAAGAACCCGGGACCAACGCCACAACGCTGGGAAACGCGAATGTGACCGAAGGCGTCCGAAAGTGCCTGGCAAACAAATGCGCCAGAAGACCCGCGATCATTGATCCAATCAGGGTGCCACTTACGATGTCGACACCGAGATGCATTAGGGCGGTCCGAAGGGCATGGCAACACACGCCGCAGATGACACATGCCCAGGAGTCGCGCAGTGCGACATTGAACAGAAAGACATAACCGATGGTCGTGACAGCGGAGAAGAAAGCATCCTCGGGAATCGCTAGCAGCGGCGCCAGTCCCGAGACCGGAATGCCGATGCCTGTGATGCCCATGGCGGCAAAAAGTCCCAGGGTGATGGCTACCACGACGAGCGCAGCAAAGGATAAGCGCGCAATGCTCAGCTCCATCTTGTTGTTGATGGCATCTCGAATGCCATTGATGAGAGGAACTCCAGGAACCAGAAGCATGCCGGGCGCAATCATGCACAGTGCGAGAAGGTTGCCCGCGTGTAGTTTCACGCCGAGACCGCCTATGATGCCACTGACCAGTGCGGAGACAAAAGGGATTATTAGTGGATGGGCACGCCAGTGCCCGAGCTGCTGTCGCACTGCGGTCCCAACCGTAGCAGCAAGGAAGACTGTGCAGAAGATAAACCAATCGCCCCCAAATAATCTCGAGAGGCTTGCCCCTGTCAGCCCAAGCGAAATGGCAACCAGCCAGTTGGGGTAAAGCAGGCTGGAGTGCTCAAGCGCCGCTAGCCGTATACCCGCCGTTGTCGCGTCCAGAAGTCCGGACGCTGTCTCATTGGTTATCCGATTGAGGCTTTCGACCGCGGTCATGTTCACGCCTGTTCCCGGAATATGTGTGCCGACTTTAGTGCGAAACTCAGCGTTCGCAATCACGGTGAGCAGGAGCGCCTCATAAGTGATGAGCAAATGCGCTTCATAACCCAATCCGCGGGCGAAGCGCTCCACAGAATCTTTTACATGCGCACTGTCGGCACCGCTCACCGTCAATTGACGACCGAGTTCGAGGGAAAGGTGCGCTACCTCCTCCGCGCCGGGCGAGTGTGAATGGGCAGCTGTCATGCAATTCTCCACCTCTAGATGGATATCAGGAACAGCGAGGAATGCCAACTACAGACAAGGTGTCGAAATGTCGACACCCTCAAATGGCCTTTCGACAGAATGGAGGTAGCGCGCGAACCTGGATTGCTCACAATACATGGAACAGCTTCAGGTTGAGGCCCTCAATTCAGCATGAGGTTAGAAAATGAACTCTGTGACTTATCTGGTCAAGGAATTGCTTGGACAGGGTAAGGCACTGCGATGATCGCAGCGTCCGAGCAGCATGTCGTGATCGTTGATAGCGATTTTGTCGGCCAGCATGTTGCCCCTGGGTTCTCATTCAATTCTTCGGAGTTAATTAGTTGACAGAAACAACTACCTTTCGATCTTTCGCGCTGCTGATACCTTAATCGGATGTTTGCAAGGGAGAACTACATATGCCAATTCTGAATTGCTCGATTCCACGATCACTCGAAACAGCTCTCGCCAACCAGGTGCGTAGCACCGGACAGACTCTTGCACAGATCGTCTCCAGTACGCTCGCGCACTGCTTGAACGTGCCTCTGCATACGCTCTTTCAGGTATCCACCTCGGGCGCATTGGTGAAGGGGGTATATGAGGGCGCGGTTTCCGCCGGTGTACTTAAGCGGCATGGAAACTTCGGCCTCGGAACCTTTGAGGATCTCGACGGAGAGATGGCCATCCTGGAGGGGCATATCTACCAAGCAAAGGGAGATGGCACAGTAGTCGAAGCTCCTGACAGTGCGAGCGCTCCGTTTGCGGTAGTGACACAGTTTGAGCCGGACGAAATTGGTGCGTTCGAGCATGTAGAAGACATCGGCCAACTGACGTCGCAGTGCGATACGTATCGCCAGTCGAATAACCTGTTCTACGCTTTCCGAATCGATGGCCACTTCGAACGTGTCCACACCCGGGCTATGCGTGCGACGACTGCCCCCCTGGCGCAAGCTGCAGCTTCCCAGCCTGAGTTCGAGTTCCATAACGTGGACGGCACTCTCGTTGGAATATGGTCTCCGCAATTTGCGAGCGCCTTTAACGTCCCTGGATACCACTTCCATTTTCTTTCTCTAGACAGAAGCAAGGGAGGTCATTTGCTCGATTGCACTGCCGGCAATCTCCATGTCCAGATAGAGAAGCTCAGCG
This is a stretch of genomic DNA from Granulicella sp. WH15. It encodes these proteins:
- the budA gene encoding acetolactate decarboxylase, which translates into the protein MPILNCSIPRSLETALANQVRSTGQTLAQIVSSTLAHCLNVPLHTLFQVSTSGALVKGVYEGAVSAGVLKRHGNFGLGTFEDLDGEMAILEGHIYQAKGDGTVVEAPDSASAPFAVVTQFEPDEIGAFEHVEDIGQLTSQCDTYRQSNNLFYAFRIDGHFERVHTRAMRATTAPLAQAAASQPEFEFHNVDGTLVGIWSPQFASAFNVPGYHFHFLSLDRSKGGHLLDCTAGNLHVQIEKLSDLHISLPESEEFLKADFSQDPSTALAYAEQVHK
- a CDS encoding chloride channel protein, translated to MAITTVMVGIAAGIGGMALGLLLRFVQHVTYGYSLHAIIGDESFLQGVSASSPLQRVAALFVCGIVAGVGWWAVYRFGSPLISISKAVEARGPEMPFFTTVSHTVLQIVTVGMGSPLGREVAPREVGAVLATRLSSWAGLKPESRRILIACGAGAGLAAVYNVPLGGALFTLEVLLGTFSLSALIPALVTSVIGALVAWIGLGNQRQYAFPYLAISPSLVVWSVVSGPLFGLAAHWFVWATRAARSHAPRDRRLILWCLTVFPVIGLLAVPFPQLLGNGKSLTQLLLESELGITLAVTLVVLRILVTLGALYAGAEGGLLTPGLTIGALLGTMGGALWNHLWPSAPLGAFAIVGGAAFLASSMKMPLTAIVLVIEFTRVDHDFLIPTCLAVAGSISVSYLLAERNRTALEASPLAKTP
- a CDS encoding threonine/serine exporter family protein — translated: MTAAHSHSPGAEEVAHLSLELGRQLTVSGADSAHVKDSVERFARGLGYEAHLLITYEALLLTVIANAEFRTKVGTHIPGTGVNMTAVESLNRITNETASGLLDATTAGIRLAALEHSSLLYPNWLVAISLGLTGASLSRLFGGDWFIFCTVFLAATVGTAVRQQLGHWRAHPLIIPFVSALVSGIIGGLGVKLHAGNLLALCMIAPGMLLVPGVPLINGIRDAINNKMELSIARLSFAALVVVAITLGLFAAMGITGIGIPVSGLAPLLAIPEDAFFSAVTTIGYVFLFNVALRDSWACVICGVCCHALRTALMHLGVDIVSGTLIGSMIAGLLAHLFARHFRTPSVTFAFPSVVALVPGSYAFRTVIGGLQILRDAGNSPGSLVAETISLALYTVLLTCAIAIGLAVALAVPLPGSQNQVGKASRL